Proteins from one Loktanella sp. M215 genomic window:
- the aroB gene encoding 3-dehydroquinate synthase → MTQTVPVALPGREYDVLIGPGLLAGAGARIAALGGRPHVAILTDETVADLHLAALQDALSQAGLTSAALALPPGEGTKSWSQLEACCDFLLDQKVERGDVVIAFGGGVIGDLGGFAAAILRRGVRFVQLPTTLLAQVDSSVGGKTGINTGHGKNLIGAFHQPSLVLADTDLLSTLPARDFLAGYGEVVKYGLLGDAAFFDWLEGHAPSMAAGDMAARVHAVTRSVQMKAEIVVRDETEQGDRALLNLGHTFCHALEKATGFGDRLLHGEGVAIGCALAFELSARLGLCSQEDPSRLRAHLRDMGMKVDIRDIPGDLPDADALLTLMGQDKKVIAGKLRFVLARGIGQAFVTSDVPRDAVLSVLRDAA, encoded by the coding sequence ATGACACAGACCGTACCCGTCGCCCTGCCGGGGCGCGAATATGACGTGCTGATCGGGCCGGGTCTGCTGGCTGGGGCCGGTGCGCGCATCGCGGCCCTTGGCGGACGCCCGCACGTGGCGATCCTGACCGACGAGACGGTGGCAGACCTGCATCTGGCGGCCCTGCAGGACGCCCTGTCGCAGGCCGGCCTGACGAGCGCCGCCCTGGCCTTGCCGCCGGGTGAAGGCACCAAAAGTTGGTCGCAGCTCGAAGCTTGCTGCGATTTCCTGTTGGATCAAAAGGTCGAGCGTGGGGATGTCGTAATCGCCTTCGGAGGCGGCGTGATCGGCGATCTGGGCGGCTTTGCCGCCGCCATCCTGCGGCGCGGTGTGCGCTTCGTGCAGTTGCCGACGACCCTGCTGGCGCAGGTCGACAGCTCTGTGGGCGGCAAGACCGGCATCAATACGGGCCACGGCAAGAACCTGATCGGCGCCTTCCACCAGCCCAGCCTCGTGCTGGCGGACACCGACCTTCTGTCCACATTGCCTGCGCGCGATTTTCTGGCGGGCTACGGCGAGGTCGTGAAATACGGCCTGCTGGGCGATGCCGCGTTCTTCGACTGGCTGGAAGGTCACGCACCTTCCATGGCCGCGGGCGACATGGCCGCGCGCGTCCACGCCGTCACGCGGTCCGTGCAGATGAAGGCCGAAATCGTGGTCCGCGACGAGACCGAACAGGGCGACCGCGCGCTGCTGAACCTTGGCCATACCTTTTGCCACGCGCTGGAAAAGGCGACGGGCTTCGGCGACCGCCTGCTGCACGGCGAAGGTGTCGCCATCGGCTGCGCGCTGGCGTTCGAACTGTCGGCGCGCCTTGGGCTGTGCAGTCAGGAAGACCCCAGCCGCCTGCGCGCCCACCTGCGCGATATGGGGATGAAGGTCGACATCCGCGACATTCCCGGCGATCTGCCCGACGCCGACGCCCTTCTGACCCTGATGGGGCAGGACAAGAAGGTGATCGCGGGCAAGCTGCGTTTCGTGCTGGCGCGGGGCATCGGTCAGGCCTTCGTCACGTCCGACGTGCCCCGCGACGCGGTCCTGTCGGTGCTGCGCGACGCCGCCTGA
- the ssb gene encoding single-stranded DNA-binding protein, whose product MAGSVNKVILIGNLGADPEVRSFQNGGKVCNLRIATSETWKDKQSGERKERTQWHSVAIFSEPLARVAEQYLKKGSKVYIEGQLETRKWQDQSGADRYSTEVVLRPFTSTLTMLDGRGEGGGGGGGMGGGGGYDQGGGYGGGGGGGYDQGGGYGGGNSGGGSSSGGGGGRGDMDDEIPF is encoded by the coding sequence ATGGCAGGTTCGGTCAACAAGGTCATTCTGATCGGCAACCTCGGTGCCGATCCGGAGGTCCGCAGCTTTCAGAACGGCGGCAAGGTCTGCAATCTGCGAATCGCCACGTCCGAGACGTGGAAGGACAAGCAATCCGGCGAACGCAAGGAACGCACCCAGTGGCATTCGGTCGCCATCTTCTCGGAGCCGCTGGCGCGGGTGGCAGAGCAGTACCTGAAGAAGGGATCGAAAGTTTACATCGAGGGTCAGCTTGAGACCCGCAAGTGGCAGGATCAGTCCGGGGCGGACCGCTATAGCACCGAAGTCGTGCTGCGGCCCTTCACCTCGACCCTGACGATGCTGGACGGCCGCGGTGAAGGCGGCGGCGGTGGTGGCGGCATGGGCGGCGGTGGCGGTTACGACCAAGGCGGTGGTTACGGCGGCGGTGGCGGTGGCGGCTACGACCAGGGCGGCGGCTACGGCGGCGGCAACTCCGGTGGCGGCTCGTCATCGGGTGGCGGCGGTGGCCGCGGCGACATGGACGACGAAATCCCGTTCTGA
- a CDS encoding lytic transglycosylase domain-containing protein, with amino-acid sequence MRMIGLGLTIVLGLTGQTLMADTVSTSSRMSLFQSQLSVLDNRSAAQYSNSVRLQPKRAIVPVAAPATPAFIGRYNGPYLALARTAARKHGVPEDLFLRLVQQESGWNARARSHKGAMGLAQLMPETARRLGVDPTDPVQNLEGGARYLKLQYVKFGNWPHALAAYNAGPGAVEKYRGIPPYAETRNYVRVIWGN; translated from the coding sequence ATGCGGATGATCGGTCTTGGACTGACGATCGTGCTTGGCCTGACGGGTCAGACACTCATGGCCGATACGGTCTCGACGTCGTCGCGCATGTCACTGTTCCAAAGCCAGCTGTCGGTGCTCGATAACCGCTCTGCCGCGCAATACAGCAACTCCGTCCGCCTCCAGCCGAAACGCGCCATCGTGCCCGTCGCGGCCCCCGCGACGCCAGCCTTCATCGGACGCTACAACGGCCCGTACCTTGCCCTCGCGCGCACTGCCGCCCGCAAGCATGGCGTGCCAGAGGATCTGTTCCTGCGCCTTGTGCAGCAGGAATCGGGCTGGAACGCGCGTGCCCGGTCCCACAAGGGTGCGATGGGGCTGGCTCAGCTGATGCCCGAAACGGCGCGTCGCCTTGGCGTCGATCCGACAGACCCGGTGCAGAACCTCGAAGGCGGGGCGCGCTATCTGAAGCTGCAATATGTCAAGTTCGGCAACTGGCCCCATGCGCTGGCGGCCTACAATGCTGGCCCGGGTGCAGTCGAGAAATACCGTGGCATTCCCCCCTACGCCGAGACGCGCAATTATGTCCGCGTGATCTGGGGCAACTAG
- a CDS encoding DUF1206 domain-containing protein — translation MADDKLNWAMPVMRTGYAGRALVYAIVSGISLFAIWHGEEAKGTSEALSMVERSPFGLTALWVVALGLFAYMGWRLVDAAFDLEDHGSDAKGILARLGQAVTGMIHGALGGLALLLIFGSTDSGEGSKTAFYLAKLMSWPFGEIILGIVAVITMGAGVYYLHKAWTQSYRQKLQANHFTLHWNRLLQAGVAAQGVSVLIIGGLMGLAAWQHDPQAAGGLDKAFGWLGQQIYGQVLVTAMCVGLALFALFMAVNAVYRIIPRLKDPDVMSLATKVKQMADGA, via the coding sequence ATGGCGGACGACAAATTGAACTGGGCGATGCCGGTGATGCGTACGGGATACGCCGGGCGCGCGCTGGTCTATGCCATCGTGTCGGGTATTTCGCTGTTTGCGATCTGGCACGGCGAAGAGGCGAAGGGCACGTCAGAGGCGCTGTCGATGGTCGAACGGTCGCCCTTCGGTCTGACCGCGCTCTGGGTCGTGGCGCTGGGGCTTTTTGCGTACATGGGCTGGCGGCTGGTCGATGCGGCCTTCGATCTGGAGGACCATGGCAGCGATGCCAAGGGCATCTTGGCCCGCCTCGGTCAGGCCGTCACGGGGATGATCCACGGCGCGCTTGGCGGACTGGCGCTGCTGCTAATTTTTGGCTCCACCGACAGCGGCGAAGGGTCCAAGACCGCGTTCTATCTGGCCAAACTCATGTCATGGCCGTTCGGAGAGATCATCCTTGGCATCGTGGCCGTGATCACGATGGGGGCCGGTGTGTATTATCTGCACAAGGCCTGGACCCAAAGTTACCGTCAGAAGCTGCAGGCCAACCATTTCACGCTGCACTGGAACAGGCTGCTGCAGGCGGGTGTCGCCGCACAGGGCGTGTCCGTGCTGATCATCGGCGGTCTGATGGGGCTGGCGGCCTGGCAGCACGACCCGCAGGCGGCGGGCGGTCTGGACAAGGCCTTTGGCTGGCTGGGCCAGCAGATCTACGGTCAGGTGCTGGTGACGGCGATGTGCGTCGGCCTGGCGCTTTTCGCCCTCTTCATGGCGGTGAACGCGGTCTATCGCATCATCCCGCGTCTGAAGGATCCCGACGTCATGTCACTGGCCACCAAGGTCAAGCAGATGGCGGACGGCGCCTAG